The bacterium sequence CCGCCCCGGCCAGCGCGAACGCCGCCGCGCGCGCGGCGCCGCCCGCACCGACCACCACGGCCCGCGCGCCCTCGACCGCCACGCCGCCGTCGATCCGCAGCGCGTCGAGCAGGCCGGCGCCGTCGGTGTTGTAGCCGACGAGACGTTCGCCCTGCACGCGGACTGTGTTGACCGCGCCGATCGCCCGCGCGTCGTCAGACGTGTCGTCGAGGTAGGCGAGCGCCGCTTCCTTGTGCGGCACCGTGACGTTGGCGCCGGCGGCGCCGAGCGCCACGAGCCCGCGGAGCGCGTCCCCGAGGCGCGTCCGGGCAACGGGAAGCGCCACGTAGCACCAGTTGAGGCCGGCCGCGGCGAACGCGGCGTTCTGCATGCGCGGGGACAGGCTGCCGCGAACCGAGTCCCCGATCAGACCGACGAGTATCGTCGCCGCGTTGATTTCCGTACGACCCCTCCCTGTCCGGACGGCCGGCGTAGCAGGCCTCAATTATAGGGTGCTTCGGAGGAACGGTACAAGCCTCGGCCGGGGCGGGCGCCGCACAGGGGCGTCCGGGCGGCCGCCGAATCAATCCGCATGCGCTACGAAGGTCAGGATTCCTACGAAATCACGGTGGCGGGTCTCCGGCGCCGGCTGCCGATCGTGCCGATCAACGACTCGCTGTGGATCGCGGCGTTCGTGCTGTGGGGCGACGTCCAGCTGACGAACGCCAGCGCCCGCCTCCTGGCCGACCGGCTGCGACCGTTCGCCTTCGACTGCATCGTGTCGGTCGAGGCGAAGGCCCTGCCGCTCACGCACATGGTGGCGACGTACCTGTCGGACGAGCGGGCCGACCGATACTTTCCGTACGCGGTGTGCCGGAAGAGCGTCAAGGGCTACATGAAAGACGCGCTGACCGTCCAGGTGAAGTCGATCACCACCGCGTCGACGCAGACGCTGGTCCT is a genomic window containing:
- a CDS encoding shikimate dehydrogenase, encoding MQNAAFAAAGLNWCYVALPVARTRLGDALRGLVALGAAGANVTVPHKEAALAYLDDTSDDARAIGAVNTVRVQGERLVGYNTDGAGLLDALRIDGGVAVEGARAVVVGAGGAARAAAFALAGA
- a CDS encoding phosphoribosyltransferase family protein — encoded protein: MRYEGQDSYEITVAGLRRRLPIVPINDSLWIAAFVLWGDVQLTNASARLLADRLRPFAFDCIVSVEAKALPLTHMVATYLSDERADRYFPYAVCRKSVKGYMKDALTVQVKSITTASTQTLVLDGADANRVRGRRVAVVDDVVSTGGSLRAVDELLERVNAQVVARAAVLLEEGGYRDPNLIHLGTLPIFTK